In a genomic window of Peptoclostridium acidaminophilum DSM 3953:
- a CDS encoding cobyric acid synthase, which translates to MAKSIMFQGTGSSVGKSIICAAMCRILHQDGFKTAPFKAQNMALNSFITRDGGEMGRAQVVQAEAAGIEPMVEMNPVLLKPTSHVGSQIIVNGRVHSNMKAGEYYERKAFLREAVMNSYSKLDSMFDVIVLEGAGSPAEINLRENDIVNMGMAEMSDSPVVLVGDIDKGGVFAAIYGTYMLLEPKERARIKGYIINKFRGDVELLKPGIDMFRERLDLPCLGVVPYMDINIDDEDSVSERLRIRSGGGLKIGVVRLPYMSNFTDFTPLEFESGVSVSYASVPDELRDSDLVIIPGSKNTIHDMKWVFNSGMDRAIYSLHRQGVPVIGICGGYQILGMEILDPDGVESSEPRINGLGLLDSVTVMQGEKRTIQSKGTISCERGMLEGLKGLQVEGYEIHMGSTSISEGEKQAIGLEDGMGDGAISADGSVFGTYLHGIFENDAFRGALLLNIRSIRGIEQEESELSYQQLKELEYDKLADGVRKSLDMQAVMNIIGL; encoded by the coding sequence ATGGCAAAGAGCATTATGTTTCAGGGAACGGGCTCGAGCGTAGGCAAGAGCATAATATGCGCGGCGATGTGCAGAATACTCCATCAGGACGGTTTCAAGACGGCGCCCTTCAAAGCTCAGAACATGGCGCTAAACTCCTTCATAACGAGGGACGGCGGCGAGATGGGCAGGGCTCAGGTGGTCCAGGCGGAGGCTGCAGGGATAGAGCCCATGGTCGAGATGAATCCGGTGCTGCTTAAGCCTACAAGCCACGTAGGGAGCCAGATAATAGTAAACGGCAGGGTCCACTCGAACATGAAGGCGGGTGAGTATTACGAAAGGAAGGCCTTCCTGAGGGAAGCTGTCATGAATTCCTACAGTAAGCTGGATTCAATGTTCGATGTGATAGTCCTTGAAGGCGCTGGCAGCCCGGCTGAAATAAACCTTCGAGAGAATGACATAGTCAACATGGGAATGGCGGAGATGTCCGACTCGCCGGTGGTTCTGGTGGGCGACATTGACAAGGGCGGAGTTTTTGCGGCCATATATGGCACGTACATGCTGCTCGAGCCGAAGGAGAGGGCGAGAATAAAGGGATACATAATAAACAAGTTCAGGGGCGATGTGGAGCTTTTAAAGCCCGGCATAGACATGTTCAGGGAGAGGCTCGATCTGCCGTGTCTGGGTGTTGTACCATACATGGACATCAACATAGACGACGAGGACAGCGTGAGCGAGAGGTTGAGGATCAGGAGCGGAGGCGGTCTCAAGATTGGAGTAGTGAGGCTTCCATACATGTCCAACTTCACGGATTTTACGCCGCTTGAATTCGAAAGCGGTGTGAGCGTGTCGTATGCAAGCGTTCCGGATGAGCTCAGGGACTCGGATCTTGTCATAATACCCGGCAGCAAGAACACAATACACGACATGAAATGGGTATTCAACTCGGGCATGGACAGGGCGATATACAGCCTTCACAGACAGGGCGTGCCTGTTATAGGAATATGCGGAGGCTACCAGATTCTAGGCATGGAGATACTGGACCCAGACGGCGTGGAATCATCGGAGCCAAGGATAAACGGCCTCGGCCTCCTTGATTCGGTGACGGTCATGCAGGGAGAGAAAAGGACGATTCAGTCAAAGGGAACGATAAGCTGCGAAAGAGGAATGCTTGAAGGACTCAAAGGACTTCAGGTTGAAGGCTATGAGATACATATGGGCAGCACTAGTATTTCGGAGGGGGAAAAACAGGCGATAGGGCTTGAGGATGGCATGGGCGACGGCGCTATAAGCGCTGACGGAAGCGTTTTCGGCACCTACCTGCACGGCATATTCGAAAACGACGCTTTCAGAGGAGCTCTGCTCTTAAACATAAGAAGCATCAGGGGAATAGAGCAGGAGGAATCGGAACTTAGCTATCAGCAGCTTAAGGAGCTCGAGTACGACAAGCTAGCAGATGGGGTCAGAAAAAGCCTGGACATGCAGGCTGTAATGAACATAATAGGGCTGTAA
- a CDS encoding ACT domain-containing protein: MSNVVLTMKLLNESFAVCRLEASEPIPEWASYGSFFSITKTAEELSIVCPQENVPGGIKCEPGWRILKVEGPLDFSLIGILSSISSVLAGSGISIFAISTYDTDYILIKDEKTNKAIEVLSANGYNIISE; encoded by the coding sequence ATGTCAAATGTAGTACTTACCATGAAACTACTGAATGAAAGCTTTGCAGTCTGCAGACTTGAAGCCAGTGAGCCCATTCCCGAGTGGGCAAGCTACGGATCATTCTTTTCAATCACAAAGACAGCCGAGGAGCTTTCTATTGTATGCCCCCAGGAGAACGTTCCAGGCGGAATAAAATGCGAACCGGGCTGGAGGATCCTGAAGGTCGAGGGACCGCTTGACTTTTCGCTGATTGGAATACTCTCCTCAATTAGCTCCGTTCTGGCTGGCAGCGGCATAAGTATATTCGCAATATCTACATACGATACCGACTACATTCTGATAAAGGACGAGAAAACAAACAAAGCAATTGAGGTATTGTCGGCAAATGGGTATAACATTATAAGCGAATAA
- a CDS encoding glutamate-5-semialdehyde dehydrogenase, translated as MTIIERAKAAKRASIRLAALDSATKDKALEAIAIRLEERKSEIIAANDKDYARSIEEKLDGPLLKRLRFDEEKLSGVIDGIRSLKKLADPVGQTKLATQLDNGLDLYRVSCPIGVIGIIFESRPDALVQISTLCLKSGNSVLLKGGSEAANTNRILADIIREASVEAGLPEGWIQLIETRSDVNEMFKLSDDIDLLIPRGSNAFVKYIMDNSNIPVLGHADGVCHIYLHEDADETKIEPIIVDAKTQYVAACNTVETLLVNESAAKRFLPIVKAALEAKQVELVGCEKTRAIIDIGEATEEDWSTEYVDYKLSIKVVSGLDEAIDHINTYGSSHTDAIITEDEEVARKFMALVDSANVFWNCSTRFSDGFRYGFGAEVGISTSKIHARGPVGLDGLMIYKYKLIGHGQTVNDFNSGKLTYKHTALGQNCPL; from the coding sequence ATGACAATTATAGAACGTGCCAAGGCTGCAAAGCGTGCTTCCATAAGGCTGGCTGCGCTGGACTCAGCAACGAAGGACAAGGCCCTTGAGGCCATAGCCATCAGGCTCGAGGAACGAAAGAGTGAGATTATAGCAGCCAACGACAAGGACTATGCCCGCAGCATTGAAGAAAAACTCGATGGACCCCTTCTGAAGCGTCTTCGCTTCGATGAGGAGAAGCTCTCAGGAGTCATCGATGGAATCCGCAGCCTCAAGAAGCTGGCTGACCCTGTTGGCCAGACTAAGCTGGCCACGCAGCTGGATAATGGACTGGACCTTTACCGCGTAAGCTGTCCAATCGGCGTCATAGGCATCATATTCGAATCGCGTCCTGACGCCCTTGTTCAGATATCTACACTTTGTCTAAAGAGCGGGAACAGCGTGCTTTTGAAGGGTGGCTCCGAAGCTGCCAACACAAATAGGATTTTGGCGGACATAATTAGAGAAGCTTCCGTAGAGGCTGGTTTGCCTGAGGGTTGGATACAGCTTATAGAGACCCGTTCGGACGTAAATGAGATGTTCAAGCTCAGTGACGATATCGATTTGCTTATACCAAGGGGATCAAACGCCTTCGTCAAGTACATCATGGACAATTCGAACATCCCGGTACTTGGACACGCGGACGGCGTATGCCATATATATCTTCACGAGGATGCGGACGAGACTAAAATCGAACCGATTATTGTCGATGCCAAGACACAGTATGTGGCGGCCTGCAACACTGTAGAGACCCTGCTCGTCAACGAGAGCGCTGCAAAGCGCTTTCTGCCAATTGTGAAGGCAGCTCTTGAGGCGAAGCAGGTGGAGCTTGTCGGCTGCGAGAAGACACGAGCTATAATCGACATCGGCGAGGCGACTGAGGAAGACTGGAGTACTGAGTACGTCGATTACAAACTGTCGATTAAGGTTGTCTCAGGCCTTGATGAGGCCATCGACCATATCAACACCTACGGATCAAGCCATACTGATGCCATAATTACAGAGGACGAGGAAGTGGCCAGAAAATTCATGGCTCTTGTGGATTCGGCCAACGTATTCTGGAACTGTTCGACGCGCTTTAGCGACGGCTTCCGTTACGGCTTCGGGGCAGAGGTCGGCATAAGCACCAGCAAGATCCACGCCAGAGGCCCTGTGGGCTTGGACGGACTGATGATCTACAAGTACAAGCTTATAGGCCACGGCCAGACAGTCAATGATTTCAACTCTGGGAAACTGACATATAAGCATACAGCATTGGGCCAGAATTGCCCGCTTTAG
- a CDS encoding phospholipase D-like domain-containing protein, giving the protein MKTKRWGAYKRKNIILFLIIAALAVPLFFGWNTKMPKGTSYISPPSSVSDIRLLYDLTYLKDEELIHEQRILAEQIKMIEEAEDFVVADIFLYNDYYNLEKISFPNSTQKLTATMIAQKQKHPDLKAYLITDEINNSYGPALNEQFRQMEKSGINVIVTDSSKVRDSNPLYAGYFRTYFKHFAPGKRGWLKNPFGDNGPDVSIGNYLRLLNFKANHRKVLITEDSGMVSSSNPHDGSSYHSNIAFQFSGDAVSHLLEAEKAVAEFSGANLKDIEYSAPASPARKGAEVRILTEKKIKDKILENIKSTGNGDRIDIGMFYLSHRDIIKQLLLAAERGANIRIILDPNKDAFGFEKNGIPNRQVASELLKESKGKIQVRWYMTHGEQFHTKVITIHTKKQVVLIGGSANYTRRNLDNYNLETDLMVTVKEKDPLALDFEEYFDRIWENQNGTYTADFSEYQDDSLWKVLIYRFQEKTGLCTF; this is encoded by the coding sequence ATGAAAACAAAACGTTGGGGCGCTTACAAAAGAAAAAACATAATATTATTTCTTATAATTGCTGCGCTGGCTGTTCCACTGTTTTTTGGCTGGAACACAAAAATGCCAAAGGGCACTTCCTATATAAGCCCTCCCTCCTCCGTATCAGACATCCGGCTGCTTTACGATCTAACCTATTTGAAAGATGAGGAATTGATCCATGAGCAAAGAATACTTGCCGAGCAGATAAAAATGATCGAGGAAGCAGAGGACTTTGTCGTGGCGGATATATTCCTGTACAACGACTACTACAACTTGGAAAAAATCAGCTTCCCAAACTCGACGCAGAAATTAACCGCCACAATGATAGCTCAAAAGCAGAAGCATCCTGATTTAAAAGCGTATCTGATAACGGATGAAATCAACAACAGCTACGGACCCGCTCTGAACGAACAGTTCCGTCAGATGGAAAAGAGCGGGATTAATGTCATCGTCACAGATTCCAGCAAGGTGCGAGACTCCAATCCCTTGTATGCAGGTTACTTCAGAACATATTTCAAGCATTTCGCTCCCGGAAAAAGAGGCTGGTTGAAGAATCCCTTCGGCGATAATGGCCCGGATGTAAGCATTGGAAATTACCTGAGGCTCCTCAACTTCAAGGCAAACCACCGCAAGGTTCTAATCACAGAGGATTCGGGCATGGTCAGTTCTTCAAATCCTCATGATGGCAGTTCCTACCATTCAAATATTGCATTTCAGTTCAGCGGAGATGCAGTGAGCCATCTGCTTGAGGCAGAAAAGGCAGTAGCTGAATTTTCCGGAGCAAACCTTAAAGACATAGAATACAGCGCTCCTGCTTCGCCGGCTCGAAAGGGTGCGGAGGTTAGGATTCTGACGGAGAAGAAAATCAAGGATAAGATCCTTGAGAATATCAAAAGTACGGGAAATGGAGACCGCATCGACATTGGGATGTTTTACCTCTCCCACAGGGATATTATAAAGCAGCTGCTGCTTGCCGCCGAACGTGGCGCAAATATCAGAATAATTCTGGATCCCAACAAGGATGCCTTTGGATTTGAAAAGAACGGGATTCCAAACAGGCAGGTGGCTTCTGAGCTTCTCAAGGAATCGAAGGGTAAAATCCAGGTGCGCTGGTACATGACTCACGGAGAGCAGTTCCACACCAAAGTGATTACAATACACACAAAAAAACAGGTTGTTCTAATTGGCGGCTCTGCCAACTATACACGCAGGAACCTTGACAATTATAATCTGGAAACCGATCTGATGGTGACCGTAAAAGAAAAAGATCCGCTGGCACTTGACTTTGAAGAGTATTTTGACCGTATCTGGGAAAATCAGAATGGGACTTACACCGCAGATTTTTCAGAATATCAGGATGACAGCCTTTGGAAAGTGCTTATATACAGATTTCAAGAAAAAACAGGACTATGCACGTTCTGA
- a CDS encoding ATP-binding protein encodes MKKRDQYLNQLINFKDKPLIKVITGIRRCGKSTLLTLFEEYLMGKGVHEDQIIRMNFESLQFDDITTYKELYLHVKERIASNREKHYILLDEVQQVELWEKAINSFLVDYNVDVYITGSNAYLLSSELSTLLSGRYVEIKMQPLSFKEYLDFNGYEETDDINDLFEDYLEYGGLPTVVELKELPDTIAPFLSGIYNTVIMKDVIQRNNVRDPALLESVLKFIAANVGSIVSTKKISDYLTSSGRKTTSDTIDNYLKMLENAFIIYRANRYDLKGKLFLKTYEKYYVVDTGIRNQLTGLRNTDYGHILENIVYFELLRRGFSVSIGKIGNLEVDFVATKADKKIYYQVSASIMDKDTRERELRPLREISDNYEKVILTMDRTIYSDFEGIKNINIIDFLTE; translated from the coding sequence GTGAAAAAACGAGATCAATATTTAAATCAACTCATAAATTTTAAGGATAAGCCGCTCATTAAGGTGATTACGGGCATTCGCCGCTGTGGCAAATCGACGCTGCTTACGCTGTTCGAAGAATACCTCATGGGCAAGGGAGTGCATGAAGACCAAATAATCCGCATGAATTTCGAGTCTTTACAATTTGACGACATAACCACTTATAAGGAACTATATTTACATGTCAAAGAAAGAATTGCAAGTAATCGTGAAAAGCACTATATTCTTCTCGACGAAGTACAGCAAGTGGAGCTTTGGGAAAAAGCAATAAACTCTTTTCTTGTTGACTACAATGTAGATGTTTATATTACAGGATCAAATGCATACCTGTTATCGTCAGAGCTATCAACATTACTTTCCGGACGCTATGTGGAAATCAAAATGCAGCCCCTATCATTCAAAGAATATCTTGACTTCAACGGTTATGAAGAAACCGACGACATCAATGATCTATTCGAAGATTATCTGGAATACGGAGGCTTGCCGACTGTAGTAGAACTTAAGGAGTTGCCGGATACCATAGCACCCTTTCTTTCGGGTATATACAACACTGTGATAATGAAGGATGTCATACAAAGAAACAATGTAAGAGATCCGGCATTGCTGGAAAGTGTTCTAAAATTCATAGCAGCCAATGTAGGGAGCATAGTTTCTACAAAAAAAATAAGTGACTACCTGACTAGCAGCGGAAGAAAAACCACAAGTGACACAATCGATAATTACCTGAAAATGCTTGAAAATGCATTCATAATTTACCGGGCAAATCGTTATGACCTCAAGGGAAAGTTGTTTCTCAAGACATATGAAAAATACTATGTAGTTGACACGGGCATTCGTAATCAGCTTACAGGTCTTAGAAACACCGACTATGGTCATATCCTGGAAAACATAGTTTATTTTGAGTTGCTGCGACGAGGATTTTCTGTTTCAATCGGAAAGATTGGAAATTTAGAGGTTGATTTTGTTGCAACCAAAGCAGACAAAAAAATATACTACCAGGTATCTGCGAGTATAATGGATAAGGATACACGAGAACGAGAACTACGTCCATTGCGGGAAATTAGCGATAACTACGAAAAAGTGATTCTCACAATGGATAGGACAATTTACAGCGATTTTGAAGGAATAAAAAATATCAATATAATTGATTTTTTGACTGAATGA
- the cbiB gene encoding adenosylcobinamide-phosphate synthase CbiB, whose translation MALAVALDFLLGDPHSWPHPIIFIGRMIGRYEKLIRRQTWVSLRLGGFFLAGLSVAMVAATVSLILHVAGLVSPWLEFGISAYLIYTSLAAKCLRDEAIKVYDSLKSSGIDESRRLLSYLVGRDTQSLDEKGVARAVVETVAENTIDGVLAPMLYLLLGFLFGFPVQAVFIYKTVNTLDSMVGYIQEPYREIGFASAKLDDLLNYMPARMGSVVMLLSGLLLGYDFKNGARILIRDRKNHKSPNCAYPEAAAAGLLGIRLGGTNTYFGQTLVKPTIGDAERDIEPEDIMRTCNIMYASQAIASVLCIAALIFVK comes from the coding sequence ATGGCTCTGGCTGTAGCTCTCGATTTTCTCCTGGGGGATCCTCACTCGTGGCCGCATCCAATTATTTTCATAGGCAGAATGATTGGACGTTATGAAAAGCTTATAAGAAGGCAGACTTGGGTCTCCCTGAGGCTAGGGGGATTTTTTCTGGCAGGGCTTTCGGTGGCCATGGTGGCTGCCACGGTCAGTTTGATTCTGCACGTGGCGGGACTTGTAAGCCCGTGGCTAGAATTTGGGATTTCTGCATATCTCATATACACATCGCTGGCGGCCAAGTGCCTAAGGGACGAGGCCATCAAGGTGTATGATTCTCTAAAAAGCTCGGGTATAGATGAATCGAGGAGGCTGTTGTCATACCTTGTCGGCAGGGACACGCAGAGTCTGGATGAGAAGGGCGTTGCAAGGGCTGTTGTTGAGACTGTGGCTGAGAACACAATAGACGGAGTGCTTGCGCCGATGCTTTACCTGCTGCTTGGATTCCTGTTTGGATTCCCTGTGCAGGCTGTTTTCATATACAAGACTGTCAACACGCTCGATTCCATGGTGGGGTATATTCAGGAACCATACCGGGAAATAGGCTTTGCATCGGCAAAGCTGGACGACTTGCTCAATTACATGCCGGCCAGAATGGGGAGCGTGGTAATGCTGCTTTCAGGGCTGCTGCTGGGGTATGACTTCAAAAACGGTGCAAGGATACTCATTAGAGACAGGAAAAACCACAAGAGCCCCAACTGCGCTTATCCCGAGGCGGCCGCAGCCGGGCTTCTTGGGATAAGACTGGGCGGAACAAACACGTATTTCGGGCAGACTCTCGTAAAGCCCACGATAGGCGACGCGGAAAGGGACATAGAGCCTGAGGATATAATGAGAACCTGCAACATCATGTATGCATCCCAGGCGATTGCAAGCGTGCTGTGTATAGCCGCACTTATATTTGTGAAATAG
- a CDS encoding pyridoxal phosphate-dependent aminotransferase, whose amino-acid sequence MNKHGGYKGNVAGIIDFSVNINHLGIPARAAGKLKDAIEGLGRYPEIDGASMCAYIEERLKAPRGSVILGNGGIELIYLFARALRPSKAIVVQPTFNEYKRAFEMNGCDVIDFITHARDAFVPDMEKLAAMVRSERPDAVALCSPNNPTGVQTDPGKAAGLLEAVKDVGASLLIDESFIDYSGGASFLDAIGKYPVFIVRSMTKFYAIPGLRLGYCIGNAGIINKIKQHKEPWSVNSLSLSIIPELFEDEEFADRTLDEARRGKAALLEALGAIDGIEVYPPQANFVLCRLERGTGDMLNEYLIRQGYFIRTCTDFCGLGDEYVRIAVRSAAENRSLAGHIRQYMEGVEVQLG is encoded by the coding sequence ATGAACAAGCACGGAGGATATAAGGGAAATGTTGCCGGGATAATCGACTTTAGCGTAAACATAAACCATCTGGGTATACCGGCAAGGGCGGCCGGGAAGCTCAAAGATGCCATAGAGGGTCTTGGAAGATATCCCGAGATAGATGGAGCGTCAATGTGCGCTTACATAGAGGAGAGGCTCAAGGCTCCAAGGGGCAGCGTAATACTTGGCAACGGAGGAATAGAGCTTATATATCTGTTTGCAAGGGCGCTTAGGCCAAGCAAGGCGATAGTAGTGCAGCCTACATTCAATGAGTATAAGAGGGCTTTTGAAATGAACGGCTGCGACGTCATAGATTTTATAACGCACGCTCGCGACGCCTTCGTTCCAGACATGGAAAAGCTCGCTGCCATGGTGAGAAGTGAAAGGCCGGATGCGGTAGCGCTCTGCAGCCCCAATAATCCAACTGGCGTACAAACAGATCCAGGCAAGGCAGCAGGCCTTCTGGAAGCAGTAAAAGATGTGGGTGCGAGTCTTCTTATAGACGAGTCGTTCATAGATTATAGCGGCGGAGCGTCGTTCCTCGACGCTATAGGTAAGTATCCGGTTTTCATAGTCAGGTCCATGACAAAATTTTATGCGATTCCCGGATTGCGCCTGGGGTATTGCATAGGAAACGCGGGTATAATTAATAAGATAAAGCAGCATAAGGAGCCATGGAGCGTCAATTCGCTTTCGCTTTCAATAATACCAGAGCTTTTCGAGGACGAGGAGTTTGCAGACAGGACTTTGGATGAAGCAAGACGCGGAAAGGCTGCGCTGCTTGAGGCGCTCGGCGCGATAGATGGCATAGAGGTATATCCGCCGCAGGCAAATTTTGTGCTCTGCAGGCTTGAGAGAGGAACTGGAGACATGCTCAATGAGTATCTTATAAGACAAGGCTATTTTATAAGGACCTGCACTGACTTTTGCGGGCTCGGGGATGAGTACGTCAGGATTGCAGTGAGAAGCGCGGCTGAGAACCGCTCGCTTGCAGGGCATATCAGGCAGTATATGGAAGGCGTGGAGGTGCAACTTGGGTAA
- the cobU gene encoding bifunctional adenosylcobinamide kinase/adenosylcobinamide-phosphate guanylyltransferase — translation MVTGGARSGKSGFAQRLAESSGGRVMYIATAVPFDEGMRDRIKKHREGRPAHWDTREMHRDFARLGLDAELELAGAVLVDCITVMVTNLMIESGLDFDCCPHEDIDRLEEEIRGQVDEMLGTLSGSGKDVIVVTNEVGMGLVPAYRMGNIFRDIAGRINQSIAAEADEVHFMVSGISMKIK, via the coding sequence ATGGTAACAGGGGGCGCAAGAAGTGGCAAAAGCGGTTTTGCGCAGAGGCTTGCGGAAAGCTCCGGCGGCAGGGTCATGTATATAGCAACGGCGGTGCCCTTTGACGAAGGCATGAGGGACAGGATTAAAAAGCACCGGGAAGGAAGGCCTGCGCATTGGGATACAAGGGAGATGCACAGGGACTTTGCAAGGCTTGGGCTTGACGCTGAATTAGAGTTGGCAGGCGCTGTGCTTGTGGACTGCATTACGGTGATGGTGACAAATCTTATGATTGAAAGCGGGCTGGATTTTGACTGCTGCCCGCATGAGGATATAGACAGGCTCGAGGAGGAGATTAGAGGCCAGGTGGACGAGATGCTTGGAACTCTGTCGGGATCCGGCAAGGACGTGATAGTCGTCACCAACGAGGTGGGAATGGGACTCGTACCAGCATACAGGATGGGCAACATTTTTAGGGACATAGCTGGAAGGATAAACCAAAGCATAGCGGCCGAGGCTGACGAAGTGCACTTCATGGTATCGGGCATCAGTATGAAAATCAAGTAG
- the cobS gene encoding adenosylcobinamide-GDP ribazoletransferase — MKGFLLMMSFFTRLPVRYNHEFRQDDFIKGIKYTPAVGVILGIIMWGAYRALLWMDAPIMSALLVLAYIWLTGGLHIDGLSDTCDGIFSSRSRERALEIMKDSRVGAFGVIAIIMIIALYLILFCYIEYAIFLMPVIGRCCGVISCMRGEYVREDGMGKAFVENCGPFEIGIAAIVPLALGLYFYGWPVAIAVLASYAFTIAQTAWIRGKLGGATGDTIGFSIETSQAFFMFAAYSVGMLIK, encoded by the coding sequence ATGAAGGGATTTTTGCTCATGATGTCTTTCTTCACGAGGCTGCCGGTTAGGTATAATCATGAATTCAGACAGGATGACTTTATAAAAGGAATAAAATACACGCCCGCCGTAGGAGTGATTCTAGGCATAATCATGTGGGGCGCGTATAGGGCGCTTCTTTGGATGGATGCTCCGATAATGTCGGCGCTGCTAGTGCTTGCATATATTTGGCTCACAGGCGGCCTCCACATAGACGGGCTTTCAGACACGTGCGACGGCATATTCAGTTCAAGGAGCAGGGAGAGGGCTCTTGAGATAATGAAGGACAGCCGCGTGGGCGCATTCGGCGTGATAGCAATAATAATGATAATAGCTCTTTATCTGATACTGTTTTGTTACATCGAGTATGCGATATTCCTAATGCCTGTGATTGGCAGATGCTGCGGGGTGATATCCTGCATGAGGGGCGAGTATGTCAGGGAAGACGGTATGGGCAAGGCATTCGTTGAAAACTGCGGTCCTTTTGAAATAGGGATAGCAGCCATAGTGCCGCTTGCGCTCGGCTTGTATTTCTATGGATGGCCTGTGGCAATTGCGGTGCTGGCATCATACGCCTTTACAATAGCGCAGACTGCCTGGATAAGGGGCAAACTCGGAGGTGCCACGGGCGACACCATAGGCTTTTCGATAGAGACATCGCAGGCGTTTTTTATGTTTGCGGCGTACTCTGTAGGGATGCTGATTAAGTGA
- a CDS encoding histidine phosphatase family protein: MRLILVRHVQTVANAENRIYGRLDSDFTGEGLAQLEWLRRELAHERVDAVFSSPMSRALSVAKEMSKTLQLGTETIQVRDELSEMDFGIFEGLTYEEAMQRHPVEWESYCESCMEYKIPGGESFAEFERRIGEFIESLEDDDSTVLIVTHGGVVQSIMTRLLGFASEQRWHFRVRPASIVEIETAQGYGILNRLIWPREE; this comes from the coding sequence ATGAGACTCATATTGGTAAGGCATGTGCAGACTGTGGCAAATGCGGAAAACAGGATATACGGCAGGCTTGACTCGGATTTCACAGGGGAGGGCCTGGCTCAGCTCGAATGGCTAAGGCGCGAGCTTGCGCACGAACGAGTTGATGCAGTGTTTTCAAGTCCCATGTCAAGGGCGCTTTCAGTAGCTAAGGAGATGAGCAAAACCTTGCAGCTTGGAACTGAAACCATACAGGTCAGAGACGAGCTTTCAGAGATGGATTTTGGGATTTTTGAGGGCTTAACATACGAAGAGGCGATGCAGAGGCATCCGGTAGAGTGGGAGAGCTACTGCGAAAGCTGCATGGAATACAAGATACCGGGAGGAGAGAGCTTTGCCGAATTCGAGCGCAGAATCGGAGAATTTATTGAATCACTAGAGGATGACGACTCTACTGTACTCATTGTGACGCACGGAGGAGTCGTGCAGAGCATTATGACGAGGCTGCTCGGTTTTGCCAGTGAGCAGAGGTGGCATTTCAGGGTGAGGCCGGCGAGCATTGTTGAAATAGAGACTGCGCAGGGTTACGGGATACTAAACAGGCTGATATGGCCGCGGGAGGAATAA